The segment TTCAATAAAATCATGGGTGTAAGTAGCTCCGCTATTTCCACCGCCACCATACACCTGACTGATTACTACTTGCGAAGAACCGGTTAAGATAAATGCTGTTACAAATAGTAGTGACAGCAACAACCGTAGTTGAAGTTTTCTCATTGCTTTAGTTTACGTTACTTAAAAAATGTGGAAGATTACAGGAAAAGGATCGGATTAATCGGCAGGATTTGGAAGATTAAATGTAAGGCCTATCAATGGTTTCGCACCAAAAATCCGGATGAAATATTTATTAACAATAAAACGTGCTCAGCTCTTGGACTTCTTTTTCGAAAGAATAGTTCCTTCGAGGAAATTGTACTTTTTAATTCGGTACAAAACATCGTAGCCATCTGCAAAAAACAATTCTTCGTGACGAGGACTGCAATAAAGCACGTAAAGCTCACGTGGGTATTGCTGGAGGGAACTATTGATTTTCTGGATGATATTTTTCATCAATACTTCATCAAACGGATTAAACAGGAACACAGTGCTTATATCTTTTTTGATCTCAAGTGTGCTGATGTCGCTCCATGATAATTCATATTGCAGAGAAGGGAAACGTTCTTTTGTAAGAGAAAGATTCTGTTCTGCCTGTTGAATCAATTGTTTTGCAAAATCAATTCCATACAATTTTGTAAATCTATAAGCAGCAGCCACACACAATGCCCTTCCTTTTCCGCAACCAATATCTAAAAACGTTCCTTGCCTTGCATTTTCAGGGAGATGCTCAAGCACACTTTCAATGGTGAAATAATTCACCGGCATGTATTCTGTGGCATGCGACAATTGATTCCCTTTGATCTGAAATTCTGCAAGATCGTTTGCCGAAGTGGTATTGATGCCGTATTTTTTTTCGCCTTTTAATTCTTGCTTCAATGTGAAGAAACCTATCCTGATGCCCCAGTTTGAAGCGATGTATAAGAAGTAGTTTATGTGTTGCAGTAGTTTCAATCCGTAGATGGTCTGATGTCAATAACTTTTAATTGCAGACTAACAGTTCCGTTCCATTCATTTTCGTCAATGGTATAAACAACATCGAATGCTCCTTGTTGTATCACAGGAAACAGATGAGCTGCACGAAAGAAGATACCTGTTAAAACAGTATCATTTTGTTTCACCACTAAGCGAAGATGTTGATCTTTTACAATTTTGCTGAAGCCGTTATCACGCACTTTTTTCGAAACAAAAACGGGCCGCATGTTTTCAGGTCCAAATGGCTCCATTTGTTTGATGATATTATAAAGCCCTGGCTTGATATCTGCCAGTTGCAACTCCTCATCAATAATAATTTCAGGAATAAGCTGCTCATCTTTAATAGTGCGGCTAACTTCTTTTTCAAAAGCTGCTGCAAACGCATCGACGTTCTCGGGCATTAATGTGAGGCCTGCTGCTGCGAAGTGCCCACCATATCCTAGCAAATGTTCACGACAGGCGTGAATGGCTTCATATAAATTAAATCCATTTACGCTTCTTGCACTGCCAGCTGCATAATCGCCGCTCTGTGTAAGTACAATCGTTGGACGATAATAATGTTCCGTTAATCTGGACGCCACAATACCTACTACTCCTTTATGCCAATGCGATTGATATAAGACCGTTGATTTTTTTGTTTTCAGTTGTTCGTTGCCGTTAATGATTGCAAGTGCTTCTTCAGTGATGGACATATCGGCTTCTTTGCGTTCATCGTTGTCTGCATGCAGCATTTCAGCAAAGGTTAATGCTTCTTCATATGTTGAGGCAATGAACATTTGTACAGCTTTGCGTGCATCATCCATTCTACCTGCAGCATTTACTCTTGGCGCAATTAAGAAAACAAGGTTATTGATATGCATGGTGTTTTTCACACCACTTAAAAACATCAAAGCTTTAATGCCATACGATGGTTGCTCATTAACACGCTTCAAGCCGTGAAAAGCAAGTATCCTGTTTTCACCGGTCATTGGAACGATGTCTGCAGCTATCGCTGTTGCCACAAGATCAAGATAGCGATGCACATGCTCATCTTCAAGATTCAGTGTTTGAGCCAATGCGGTAATGAGTTTAAATCCTACACCGCAACCACATAATTCTTTGTATGGGTAATTGCAATCTTTTTGTTTTGGGTTTAGAATAGCAACTGCAGCCGGTACTTCTGCATCGGGTAGGTGATGATCACACACAATAAAATCAATACCCAACTCTTTTGCATATGCAATTAATTCAACTGATTTAATACCACAGTCAAGTGAAACTATTAAGCTAAATCCTTTTGTTTTTGCGAAATCAATTCCCTGTTTCGATACACCGTAGCCTTCACGGTAACGATGAGGGATATAGAAATCTAAAAACGTTGGATCATAAACGGAGCAAAGAAATTGATACATGCAGGCAACACTTGTTGTGCCATCAACATCGTAATCTCCAAAAACAAGAATCTTTTCGTTGCTGTTAAATGCATGCAATAATCTGTCAACTGCTTTCTGCATGTCTTTCATCAGCCATGGATCATGAAGATCGCTCAATTGCGGACGGAAATATTGTTTTGCTTTTTCGAACGTATTAAACCCTCTTTGTACCAGAATGCTGCAGAGTACGGAATGGATCTTGAGCTCTGCAGCAAGTGCATCAACCCGTTGAGCGTCTTTTTTTAAAAAGGTCCATCGTTTCTGCATGCTTAATATTTTCTATCGGTGGTATATCTTACCAATGCTTCAAGTCCATCTCTTATTTCATTTTGTGGAAATTGATGAAGAATAGCGATCGCTTCATCACGGTAACGGTTCATGGTTTCGGCAGCATATGTAATGCCGCCGGCTTTTATTACTTCATCAATGATGTACTGTACGTTTTTCTTCTGCCTGTTTTCGTTTTTGAGTAGATAGATCAACTCTTTTTTCTTTGAAGGTTCGGCATTATTCAACGTATAAATTAAAGGGAGTGTCAGTTTTTTTTCTTTGATGTCGTTGCCCGTTGGTTTACCAATAGAAGCGCTGCCATAGTCAAACAAATCGTCTTTGATCTGAAAAGCAATACCGGCCTTCTCTCCAAACAACTTCATCTGTTCCGTTTTTTTGGTATCCATTGTGGTAGACCATGTGCCTGCGGCGCATGCAGAAGAGAGGAGTGAAGCTGTTTTATTTTTGATGATCTCAAAGTATACTTCTTCACTTAGGTTGAGTTTCCTGGTCTTTTCTATTTGAAGGAGTTCCCCTTCACTCATTTTTTCAACAGCTTCCGATAATATTTTCAAGGTGGTGAAATCGTCGTTTTTCAGCGAAAGCAACAAGCCTTTTGAAAGCAAATAGTCTCCCACTAAAACGGCGATTTTGTTTTTCCAAAGCGCATTAATGGAAAAAAAGCCCCTCCGCTCCATCGATTCATCAACTACGTCGTCATGGACAAGGGTGGCGGTATGTAATAATTCGACAAGGGCAGCTGCACGGTGAGTACTTTCTGTAATGGGGCCAAACAATTTTGCACTCAGGAACACAAACATGGGCCTCACCTGCTTCCCTTTCCGCTTGATAATATATTGCATGATCCGATCGAGCAGGGATACCCTACTTTTAACAGCTTGGCGGAATTTTTCTTCAAAAGCCTGTAATTCGTCTTTGACCAATAATTGAATGGAGGAGGAAGCGCTCATGGATCGGCAAATTACATTAATTGAAGATCTTTCATGTAATTTGGATAGAATGCAGCTATATTTGTGCGAAATAGGTCTTATATGACTATCTGATTGTAAATAAATTGCAAAAAATTTGCTTTTTAAACTGTGATCTCTATTTTTGCATTAATCATCAGGAATTTTCGAAACTTAATTACAACAACTATGGCAAGCAAAAAGTACACCCTTCTTATAGGGGCCCTATGTTTTATTTTAACAAATCTTACCGCTCAGAGCTACGATTGGAAAGACTCCTCTCTGATTCCTAAAAAGTCACAAGCTCAACACAACGAATTTTTACAGAACCAACAACCTTTTCCGGCAAAACCACGTAACCAGTGGGAAATTGGCTTAAGTGTTGGTAATGTTCTGGTAGCCGGCGACGTAACTCCTGTTGTTCCTCAAATTGGTTGGGGTGCACATGTACGTAAAGCTTTCGGTTATATTTTCTCTGCAAGACTTCAATACGCAGGTGGTATCGCAAAAGGTTTGAACTGGACTCCAGCATTTAACTATGCAAAGAATCCAGCATGGGCTTCAAGTTATGTTGCCCCTGTAAATACGCAGTGGCCTAATGCTCCAATTCCCGGTCAAATACCTGGTCAGTTATATCAAGTAAGTAGCGTTGATCCTACTCAGGCATACCCTTTTGGTCCTGAGCAAGGAGATCCTGTTTACTACAATTTCAGAACTGTGTCTCATCAATTGGCGTTACAAGGTATCATCACCTTGAATAATATCCGTTTCCACAAATCAAAAACCAGCTTTATCATCTATGGTCTTGGTGGTATTGGCGGCATGGTTTACGAAACAAAAATTGATGCTGAAAATGCAAATGGCGGAACTTATGCAGCAGACTTTGCAGCCATCTATGCAAAATACGAGGTTGCGAATAAGAATAAGCGTGATATCCGTCGTGATTTGAAATCGGCAATGGATAAAAAATACGAAAGCACAGCTGATGGTCATCAATTGCGTCGTCCTAAATTATTTGATATGACTTTCCGCCCAATGGTACAAGTTGGTGCAGGTTTAGCTTTCAAAGTAGGTAAGCGTTTCAGCATTGGTGTTGAAGAAGTTTTGACTATTGTGAAAGATGATCTTCTTGATGGACAACGTTGGCAAGAGCATTCTTTTGGGGATGCGTCTTTAACTCGTGATTTCGATAACTGGCATTATACAAATATAAATTTCAACTATAGCCTTGGTGCTAAGTCAGTTGAGCCTCTTTGGTGGTTAAATCCTTTGGATTATGCTTACAACGAATTGAATGCTCCACGTCACATGAAGCTTCCAAAACCAGTTTTAGATGATGCTGATGGTGATGGTGTAACTGATCAGTTCGATAACGAACCAAACACCCCTGCTGGCTGCCCGGTTGATACTCATGGTGTTGCTCGTGATACTGATGGTGACGGCGTTCCTGATTGTAAGGATAAGGAATTGATCACCCCAACTCAGTGCCAGCCAGTAGATGCTGACGGTGTTGGTAAGTGCCCAGATCCTGAGTGCTGCAAAAACATTCAAGCTCCATTACCTGCTTGTAACCTGGTTGACCTTCCAAGTATCAATTTCGCTGGCAACTCCAGCTCATTAAGCGCAGAAGGTAAAGCACTGGTTGGTAGCGTTGCTACTTCACTCCGTGGTAACCCAGAATGTAAACTGATCGTTTGCGGTAGTGCTGCTAAGAGCAAATCAGGTCAGGCCTTAGGTCAGAAGCGTGTTGACGCTATCGTTAAATATCTGGTAGAAGTACAAGGTATCAGCGCTGACCGTGTGGTTGCTCAGTATGACTGCCATGAAGGTGATCCTTCAGTAGTTGAGCTCCGTGCAGAAAAGAAATAAGTTGGTATAGACTAATTGCTTATAAAGCCCTCCGGTCATCCGGGGGGCTTTTCTTTAGGAAAAGATTAACCGGTGTTTTCCTGTTCAGAAAAAGGATAGCCCTAATTTGCCCGAAAATCTTAACTTTGCTGGCTTTTATGAATTTGATTATCCGTCTTGTATTTTTCGTGGTTGTTATTGGCTCACTTGCAGGGTGTAATAAAAAGACTATTACAAATATCCTCAAGAGTAAAGACGTTGAGTATAAACTTGGTATGGCAGAACAATACTATGCCAACAAGAAATATAGTAAGGCGCAGATTCTTTACGAAGATCTGTTTCCTTTATTAAGGAACGACCCACGGTTTGAAGATCTTTATTATAAGTACGCTTACTGTGGCTTTTATCAGAAGGATTACCTGAGTGCAGAGAATCTTTTTAAAGGTTTCCTGGAAGTATTTCCAAAAAGCCAAAAGGCTGCGGAGGTTGATTATATGCGAGCGTATTGTTATTATAAACAATCGCCTGGTGTTGATCTTGATCAAACAGCGACTCAAAAAGCAATTGGCTCGATGCAGGCTCATCTTAATAACTATCCTGAATCTTCAAAAGCCGAAGACGCAAAGAAAATTATTGAAGAATGCTACGCAAAGCTGGAAGAGAAGGAGTATAAAAGTGCTGAGCTTTATTATAATGTAGGTTCACATAGAGCTGCAGCAATTACCTTCACTAACTTATTGAATAGCTATCCTGAATCGAAGAGAGCTGATGAGTATAAGTTAATGATCATAAAATCTTACTATCAATACGCACAAATGAGTATTGAGGAAAAACAAAAGGAACGTTTTCAGAAAGTGATTGAAGAATACTATGATTTTGTTGATCGCTTCCCGGAAAGCAAACTTTTAAAAGACGCAGAAAAATATTTTAATCTTTCTTCAAATAATTTAAAACCAAATAAAAATGAGCAGACTGATACGAAAAGTTAGCGCCAACACCAGCAATGTTGTTGAAACAAAAAATGTGGCTGACTTGAAGGCGAAAACAGGTAATTTATATGAATCAATTGCTGTTATTGCCAAACGTGCCAACCAGATCAATATTTCCTTAAAGGAAGAATTGCATAATAAACTGGAAGAGTTTGCAAGTCACACTGATAGTCTTGAAGAAATTCATGAGAACAAGGAGCAGATCGAGATATCAAAGGCTTACGAAAGAATGCCTAACCCTGCTTTGCTTGCAACACAGGAATTTGTTGATGATAAAGTATATCATCGCAGAGCAGAGAATGAGCTGTTCTCCTAATTCAAACTTGAATAAATGATTTAATGGCGGTCAGTATACGACCGCCATTCCTGTTTTTTTATTGAATATTTTACTCTATTTTCATTTTCAGATGAAGCTACAGGGAAAGAAAATCGTATTAGGGATTACAGGCAGCATTGCTGCCTATAAATCCATTTTGTTGGTACGCTTGCTGGTTAAAGAAGGCGCAGAAGTAAAAGTGATACTCACTCCTTCTGCAAAAGATTTTGTATCGCCACTTGTACTCACCACTCTATCAAAGAACAATGTACTTATCGATCTGTTTGATGAGAACAGCTGGGCTAACCATGTTGAACTTGGCCGTTGGGCCGATCTGATGTTAATTGCTCCATTAAGCTGTAATACATTAGCTAAAATGGCAAATGGCATGTGCGATAATCTTTTACTGGCTGTTTATCTATCAGCAACATGTCCGGTAATGATTGCCCCTGCAATGGATGAAGATATGTGGAAACACCCGGCAACAAAAAGGAATATCAACACTCTTCAGTCTTATGGCAATCATCTCATCCCTGTTGAAGCGGGGGAGCTTGCAAGCGGACTTGTTGGCGAAGGACGAATGGCCGAGCCTGAAAGCATCATGCACACAGTAGAAGGTTTTTTTTTGACCGGCTCTGAATTTAAAGACAAAAAAATATTGGTAACTGCTGGCCCCACGTACGAATCAATTGATCCGGTAAGATTTATTGGCAATCATTCAAGTGGTAAAATGGGCATTGCGATAGCGGATGAACTGGCTATGCGTGGCGCAAAAGTGGTGTTAGTGCTGGGTCCGTCTTCTCAACAAATAACAAGTAATTCTATTAAGGTAATACGGGTAAATAGTGCGGAAGAGATGTATCAAAAAAGTATTGAGCACTTCCCCGATTCTCAACTGGCAATCATGTCTGCGGCTGTTGCTGATTATACTCCTGTACAAATTGCCGCTGAAAAGATAAAGAAGAACGAGGGCGGCATGCAGATTGAATTGAAAAAGACAAAGGACATTCTTGCATCGTTGGGCGATATGAAAAAGCCTGATCAGTATTTGGTTGGTTTTGCTCTTGAAACAACGAACGAAAAAGAATATGCTTTGGGAAAGCTGAGCTCAAAAAATGCAGATATGATCGTGCTGAATTCACTGAACGACGCAGGTGCCGGGTTTGGTGGTGATACAAATAAAATCACCATATTCGACAAGAACCGGCATGAATATTCGTTTACAGTAAAGACGAAGAAAGAAGTTGCGAAGGATATTGTGAACACCATAAAAAAAATGATGCATGCATAAAGGCTTACTCCTTTTTCTATTTTGCTTTTTATCATGGTTCAGTAATGCACAGGAGCTGAATGCGAGGGTTCGTGTGGTAGATAATCAGATCCCAACAACGATTGACAGGAAAATATTTCGCACCCTTGAAGCTTCTCTTACTACATTTCTAAATAACCGACGCTGGTCTGCAGATAATTTCAAACAGAACGAAAAGATTAACTGCCAGATTCTAATTAATCTTGAAGGGATGGGTGAGCCAAATGTATTTTCGGCAAGTATCACTATCCAGGCTGCACGCCCGGTTTACTCCACTTCATATGTATCTCCGATCATCAACTTTAAAGATCCAAACTTCGATTTTAAATACATAGAATCGCAACCGATGGAGTTTAATGAAAACCGGATATCAGGTTCTGATCCATTGGTTTCAAATTTAACAGCTGTAATGGCATATTATGCCTACATAATAGTTGGATTCGATTATGAATCTTTCTCATTGCGTGGCGGTAATCCTTATTTCCAGAAAGCACTCAACATCGTTAACAATGCTCCTGATGCCAGTAAAATTTCTGGATGGAAGTCGTTTGAAAATAATAATCGCAACAGGTATTGGCTTACAGAAAATCTGATCAACAACCGTTATACTGTAATACACGATGTGTATTATAATTACTACAGAAAAGGAATGGATTATTTGTATGAAAATGAAGCTGGTGCAAGAACAGAAGTGATGAACTCTTTGGTATACCTTGATAACCTGAACAGGGAAACGCCTAATCTAATGATCGTACAGTTTTTCATGTTAGGCAAAGCTGATGAACTGATCAATCTCTTTAAAAAAGCACCACCGCAGGAAAAAACAAAAGTGGTTGATATATTAAGCCGGCTTGATGTTACCAATTCGAATAAATATAAACAGGAACTTCGATGAGAGAAATGCTGTTACTGTTATGTTTATTTGGTGTAGTTGCATGTTCTGAGACTAAAAAACCACCAGCCAATGTTCTTGGCCCGGAGAAATTTCAAAAGGTACTAACCGATTTAATACTTGCCGATGCTTTGTCTACCGAAAGATCATTCAAAGACACTTCATTGAAAATTAAGGATGCAAATGCTGCGTACTTTCTGAAAATATTCGAACTACACGGAGTGACTAAGAATGAATTTATGCGGAGTTATAATTTTTATCTGAGTCGACCCGATCTTCTTCGGGTTATTTCTGATTCCGTTTCCGCAGTACTTAACAGAGAAAATCTTAAATTAACGACCGATACCGTTAAACCTAAGCCGAATGGTAATAACAGCCCGAAAATTAGAATCAGAGATGGGAATAAATAGTGAGATCGCTCACTATTTTGCCAACGAACGGAAAGTACCAGCTGATAATGCTTACTGGAAAAATAAACGTATCTATATCTCATTTGGTTTTGGCTTCCAGGCAATACCATTCATGTTTGATCTTGTACATAAATGCGGTATCTCAACCGATGTTTTGCTGCAAGACGACCACGTAGCATTAATGGAACAAGGGTTCGATAAAGTAGGCCGTTACGAACACAATGAAATTACGTTTTCAGAATTTCTTACAGAGTGCAAAGTTTTGTTGAATGGGAAAGTAAAACAGCAACATTTGGCCGCAGATCTTTTTGCTTTATTTTCAGGAAAAGAAACCTCTTATTTTGAGTTTGAGACGAAGCATAAAGCACTTGCACGTTCAGACAGCTTTCTTTTTACATTAGTTGATCTTGATGTTTCTGATGAATGGGTAAGGTCTTTTTTGCCAATCTGGTATTCTTTAGCAAGGCCTGTTTTATTACTCGATGATTTCAAGGATCTCGAAGATGATAGAAAGAATGGAGATGAGAACATGATCATTGAGCTTGGAGACAACGGCGAGGCTGTAAAAAAAGCTTATGACTTCGGTATGAAAGATTTAGAAATACTTAGTAAAGTGAACCCTAAACTGTCGAAGTATATTGAAGAGTTTTTTCAAAAATCACTTTTGCAGGAACATATCCGATCAATGCTCGTTGCTTAATCAATCAGTGAATTTTTCATTGCAAAGAAAACAAGCCCAACAGAATTCTTAACTCCAAAACGTTCCATTAAACGGTCTTTAATTGCTTCTACCGTTCTTGCACTGATCTCCATTTCTTTGGCTATTTCTTGGGCAGTGTATTCCATGCACAACAGTCGTATTACCTGCTTTTCTTTATCTGATATCTGAATTTCGCTGTTAAGTGTAGGAATAGATTTAACCTTGTTATGTGATTTTTTCAGGAGTATTCTGTTCACAAAATTATTGAGGTAATATCCTTTAGTAAATACTTCAAGAATCGCTTTTTTTATTTCGGATGGATCGGAGCTTTTTAAGAGATACCCATTTGCACCATTTTCCATTAAGTGGGTTACAAAACGCTCATCTTCATACATGGTTAGAACCAGCACATGCATGTCAGGATAAAGTTTATTAACAGCCTTAGTTGTTTCAATGCCATCTTTGCCGGGCATACGTAAATCCATTAGAATTACATCGGGCTGAGCTTCCGCCAAACCAGCTAATAGTTCTTCGCCATTTTCAG is part of the Lacibacter sediminis genome and harbors:
- a CDS encoding class I SAM-dependent methyltransferase — translated: MKLLQHINYFLYIASNWGIRIGFFTLKQELKGEKKYGINTTSANDLAEFQIKGNQLSHATEYMPVNYFTIESVLEHLPENARQGTFLDIGCGKGRALCVAAAYRFTKLYGIDFAKQLIQQAEQNLSLTKERFPSLQYELSWSDISTLEIKKDISTVFLFNPFDEVLMKNIIQKINSSLQQYPRELYVLYCSPRHEELFFADGYDVLYRIKKYNFLEGTILSKKKSKS
- the recJ gene encoding single-stranded-DNA-specific exonuclease RecJ; its protein translation is MQKRWTFLKKDAQRVDALAAELKIHSVLCSILVQRGFNTFEKAKQYFRPQLSDLHDPWLMKDMQKAVDRLLHAFNSNEKILVFGDYDVDGTTSVACMYQFLCSVYDPTFLDFYIPHRYREGYGVSKQGIDFAKTKGFSLIVSLDCGIKSVELIAYAKELGIDFIVCDHHLPDAEVPAAVAILNPKQKDCNYPYKELCGCGVGFKLITALAQTLNLEDEHVHRYLDLVATAIAADIVPMTGENRILAFHGLKRVNEQPSYGIKALMFLSGVKNTMHINNLVFLIAPRVNAAGRMDDARKAVQMFIASTYEEALTFAEMLHADNDERKEADMSITEEALAIINGNEQLKTKKSTVLYQSHWHKGVVGIVASRLTEHYYRPTIVLTQSGDYAAGSARSVNGFNLYEAIHACREHLLGYGGHFAAAGLTLMPENVDAFAAAFEKEVSRTIKDEQLIPEIIIDEELQLADIKPGLYNIIKQMEPFGPENMRPVFVSKKVRDNGFSKIVKDQHLRLVVKQNDTVLTGIFFRAAHLFPVIQQGAFDVVYTIDENEWNGTVSLQLKVIDIRPSTD
- a CDS encoding polyprenyl synthetase family protein — its product is MSASSSIQLLVKDELQAFEEKFRQAVKSRVSLLDRIMQYIIKRKGKQVRPMFVFLSAKLFGPITESTHRAAALVELLHTATLVHDDVVDESMERRGFFSINALWKNKIAVLVGDYLLSKGLLLSLKNDDFTTLKILSEAVEKMSEGELLQIEKTRKLNLSEEVYFEIIKNKTASLLSSACAAGTWSTTMDTKKTEQMKLFGEKAGIAFQIKDDLFDYGSASIGKPTGNDIKEKKLTLPLIYTLNNAEPSKKKELIYLLKNENRQKKNVQYIIDEVIKAGGITYAAETMNRYRDEAIAILHQFPQNEIRDGLEALVRYTTDRKY
- a CDS encoding OmpA family protein gives rise to the protein MASKKYTLLIGALCFILTNLTAQSYDWKDSSLIPKKSQAQHNEFLQNQQPFPAKPRNQWEIGLSVGNVLVAGDVTPVVPQIGWGAHVRKAFGYIFSARLQYAGGIAKGLNWTPAFNYAKNPAWASSYVAPVNTQWPNAPIPGQIPGQLYQVSSVDPTQAYPFGPEQGDPVYYNFRTVSHQLALQGIITLNNIRFHKSKTSFIIYGLGGIGGMVYETKIDAENANGGTYAADFAAIYAKYEVANKNKRDIRRDLKSAMDKKYESTADGHQLRRPKLFDMTFRPMVQVGAGLAFKVGKRFSIGVEEVLTIVKDDLLDGQRWQEHSFGDASLTRDFDNWHYTNINFNYSLGAKSVEPLWWLNPLDYAYNELNAPRHMKLPKPVLDDADGDGVTDQFDNEPNTPAGCPVDTHGVARDTDGDGVPDCKDKELITPTQCQPVDADGVGKCPDPECCKNIQAPLPACNLVDLPSINFAGNSSSLSAEGKALVGSVATSLRGNPECKLIVCGSAAKSKSGQALGQKRVDAIVKYLVEVQGISADRVVAQYDCHEGDPSVVELRAEKK
- a CDS encoding outer membrane protein assembly factor BamD, whose product is MNLIIRLVFFVVVIGSLAGCNKKTITNILKSKDVEYKLGMAEQYYANKKYSKAQILYEDLFPLLRNDPRFEDLYYKYAYCGFYQKDYLSAENLFKGFLEVFPKSQKAAEVDYMRAYCYYKQSPGVDLDQTATQKAIGSMQAHLNNYPESSKAEDAKKIIEECYAKLEEKEYKSAELYYNVGSHRAAAITFTNLLNSYPESKRADEYKLMIIKSYYQYAQMSIEEKQKERFQKVIEEYYDFVDRFPESKLLKDAEKYFNLSSNNLKPNKNEQTDTKS
- a CDS encoding DNA-directed RNA polymerase subunit omega encodes the protein MSRLIRKVSANTSNVVETKNVADLKAKTGNLYESIAVIAKRANQINISLKEELHNKLEEFASHTDSLEEIHENKEQIEISKAYERMPNPALLATQEFVDDKVYHRRAENELFS
- the coaBC gene encoding bifunctional phosphopantothenoylcysteine decarboxylase/phosphopantothenate--cysteine ligase CoaBC — encoded protein: MKLQGKKIVLGITGSIAAYKSILLVRLLVKEGAEVKVILTPSAKDFVSPLVLTTLSKNNVLIDLFDENSWANHVELGRWADLMLIAPLSCNTLAKMANGMCDNLLLAVYLSATCPVMIAPAMDEDMWKHPATKRNINTLQSYGNHLIPVEAGELASGLVGEGRMAEPESIMHTVEGFFLTGSEFKDKKILVTAGPTYESIDPVRFIGNHSSGKMGIAIADELAMRGAKVVLVLGPSSQQITSNSIKVIRVNSAEEMYQKSIEHFPDSQLAIMSAAVADYTPVQIAAEKIKKNEGGMQIELKKTKDILASLGDMKKPDQYLVGFALETTNEKEYALGKLSSKNADMIVLNSLNDAGAGFGGDTNKITIFDKNRHEYSFTVKTKKEVAKDIVNTIKKMMHA
- the porD gene encoding type IX secretion system protein PorD — protein: MHKGLLLFLFCFLSWFSNAQELNARVRVVDNQIPTTIDRKIFRTLEASLTTFLNNRRWSADNFKQNEKINCQILINLEGMGEPNVFSASITIQAARPVYSTSYVSPIINFKDPNFDFKYIESQPMEFNENRISGSDPLVSNLTAVMAYYAYIIVGFDYESFSLRGGNPYFQKALNIVNNAPDASKISGWKSFENNNRNRYWLTENLINNRYTVIHDVYYNYYRKGMDYLYENEAGARTEVMNSLVYLDNLNRETPNLMIVQFFMLGKADELINLFKKAPPQEKTKVVDILSRLDVTNSNKYKQELR
- a CDS encoding DUF4296 domain-containing protein — translated: MREMLLLLCLFGVVACSETKKPPANVLGPEKFQKVLTDLILADALSTERSFKDTSLKIKDANAAYFLKIFELHGVTKNEFMRSYNFYLSRPDLLRVISDSVSAVLNRENLKLTTDTVKPKPNGNNSPKIRIRDGNK
- a CDS encoding response regulator transcription factor — translated: MNQIKVAIADDHQIFRKGVILSLRSYTNIRFVLEAENGEELLAGLAEAQPDVILMDLRMPGKDGIETTKAVNKLYPDMHVLVLTMYEDERFVTHLMENGANGYLLKSSDPSEIKKAILEVFTKGYYLNNFVNRILLKKSHNKVKSIPTLNSEIQISDKEKQVIRLLCMEYTAQEIAKEMEISARTVEAIKDRLMERFGVKNSVGLVFFAMKNSLID